In the genome of Candidatus Bathyarchaeota archaeon, the window AAAATTTTTTTAGACAATTTTTTAGATGATAAGATGGGATTCATAAATAATGCCATGTTATAATTCATTAACAACGTTAAATTTAAATTTCAGCTAACAGGATACATGCTTAACCACAAACTAAAAGTAAATATTAGGTATATACATAAACCGAAAATCTTAAAATATGAAAATGATAAAAATTAGCGCATTATCATTGAAAAAGGAGGGAAAAAATATTTTTGATAGCTAAAGTTTGCAAGGAAAGCAAGCTTGCGCAGTTCTTTAACAAGCTTTTAGAAGAATACGATATAATTGCACCTAAAAAAAAGAAGAATCTTTATGAGTTTAGTGAAGTAAACGATTTTAGGGAAGTAGCCTTAGATTATTCAACAACAATTCTACCCCCAAAAAAATATCTTATACCTCAAAAAGAAAACTTGTTAAGATTTGTTAAAGGCGAAATCACCTCTGAAGAACCGCAACTTAAAAAGAAGCAAGTAATTTTTGGTATTCATGCATGCGATTTAAACGCTTTCCTTTTGCTTGATAAAGTTTTCATGGATAAGTTTCCCTGTCCTAGATACGTTAAAAGAAGAGAAAACTTAATTACTATAGCTTTAACTTGCATAAATCCTAGCGATACTTGTTTCTGTGAATCTATTGGGACTGGTCCAACACCAAGTAAGGGTTACGACCTTTTATTAACAAAAATTAATGAGAATTATTATTTAATAGAATCTGGAAGTGAAACTGGAGAAAAATTAATTAAGTTGGTTGAAGGTAAAGAAGCATCTTCTAAAGAGTTAGAAGAAAAAAATAAAGTTATAGAGCTAACTAAACAAAAATTTAAAAGAAGAATATATGTGGATAATCTTCCAGAATTAATTCAAAAAAATTTAAATCATGAATTATGGCGTTTACTTGGTGAAGTGGATTTAGCGTGCGGCCAATGCGTTCTATCCTGTCCTACATGTTATTGTTTTGATGTTAAAGATGAATTAAATCTAAGTTTAGATAGCGGAATACGCTATAAAGAATGGGATGCTTGCTTCTTACTGGAATTTGCTGAAGTAGCTTTAGGAGGAAACTTTAGAAAAGATAGATCTGCAAGAGTTAGGCAATTTATGGGACATAACCTTGGTTGGGGGGGAGCACTTCAATACGATGTTTTTAATGGCGAATTAAAATGTGTTGGTTGTGGACGGTGCATAAAAACATGTCCTGTTGGAATAGATATAACTGAGGTTGCTGCTGTAATTAAAGGTGAAAAAAGTGTATCAGAAGTAACAGCTATAAAAAATATTTTAACAAATGTAGGTGAGAAAAATGCAAGATCCATATGAATTAAATGAATGTGTAATTAAAAAAATTAGGTTTGAAACCAAAGATACAAACACTTATACTTTAGCTTTTCCAAATGATTTAATAATTCCTGAAGAGGAATTTAAACCTGGAAGGTTTATACTGCTTTCAATATTCGGTTTTGGAGAAGCGGCTTTTTCTTTAAGCTCTTTAATTCAAAATGGAACTTTTGAAACAACTATTAGAAAAGTTGGTAATTTTACGCAAAAGCTTCATTCATGCAAGGAAGGAGATAAATTGTATATGAGAGGGCCATATGGTGAAGGTTGGCCTATAGATAAAGCTGAAGGGAAAGATATTCTTTTAGTTGCTGGAGGAATAGGGCTTGCACCATTAAGACCTGTTATCCTTCATATTGCTAAAAATAGAAGTAAATATGGAAGGCTTGAAATTCTTTATGGAGCTAGAACTCCCAACGATATGATATTTACAAGCGAATTTGAAACTTGGAGAAAAATTCCAAACTCTATTTTACGTTTAACAGTTGATGCTGTTCCTAGAGGAGTTAAATGGAACTATAAAATAGGGGTAGTTCCAATTCTTTTTGAAGATATGGAAACAACACCTGATAACGCTATAGTTATGACTTGTGGACCAGAAATAATGATGCATTTTGTAGTTAAAGGGCTTATTGCTAAAGGTTTTTCTGAAGATCAAATCTATGTTTCTCTTGAAAGAAGAATGAAATGTGGTATAGCTCAATGTGGTCATTGCCAAGTAGGAAAAAAATATGTTTGTAAAGATGGGCCTGTTTTCGCTTATTCTGAAATAAAAGGTTTACCTGATTTAACGATTTAAAAATTGGAGGTTTAAAATTTGAGTGAAAAATTAAAAGTAGCTGTAGTTAAAATGACTGGATGCGCAGGTTGCCAAATGGAATTTTTAAGACTTGAGGATGAACTTTTAGATTTATTAAAAAATGTTGAAATTTCCTACTTTGTTATGGCTAAAAGGGTTAATCTTGAAGGTCCATATGATGCGACTTTTATTGAAGGTTCAATTTCAACTCCAAGAGAACTAAATGAATTAAGAGAGTTAAGAGCGAAATCTAAACTTTTAATTGCTTTTGGAGATTGCGCATGTACAGGATGTATTCCTTCAATCCTAAATTGGGTACCACCAGCTGTTTCAGCTAAAGTTTATGATGATTTTTCAGCGATTCACTCTAAAAAAGAATCGTTCCAAAGAATAATTCCATTAAAGGAATTCGTTAAAATTGATGTTGAGTTGAAAGGCTGTCCTCCACACAAAAACCTTATTCTAGAAGTTATTAAAAGTGCTTTGATTCAAAGAAAACCACTTCTTAGAACTCATCCAGTATGCATTGAATGTAAACTTAAAGAAAATGTTTGTTTGCTTACCTTTGAGGGGCGACCTTGTATGGGACCAATTACAGCTGCAGGTTGCGGAGCATTATGTCCATCATTAAATAGGGTATGTGAAGGTTGTTATGGGCCTATGAGTGATGCTAACGCTAAATCATTAGCTGAAACCTTTCTAGTTAAATGTGGTTTATCAAAAAATGATATTGCTAGAAAATTTAGAAAATATGCGGGAATAACTCCTGCTTTATTTGAGGAGGCGAATAAAAGTTATGAGCATTGAAAAAAATATTGAAGTAGGTTACATATCTAGAGTTGAAGGTCAAGGAGAAATTAAAATAAAGATTGTGAATGGTTTTGTGGAAGAAGCTAGATTTGGAATATTTGAGCCGCCTAAATTCTTTGAGGCTTTTTTAGTTGGAAGAAAATACAGTGAGGTTCATGAGTTAACTTCTAGAATATGCGGTATATGTCCTGTTCCACATCAAATATGTGCTTTACGAGCTATAGAAAATGCTTTAAAACTTGAAGTTAGTGAGCAAACTATAAAATTAAGAAGGCTTATGAATTTCGCTAATCATTTGCAAAGCCATGCTTTAAATCTTTATTTATTAGCTGCACCAGATTATCTCGGTTATGAAAGCGCTATTTCAATGGTTGAAAAATACCCTGATATTGTTAAAAAAGGTTTAATGCTTAAGAAACTTGGAAATGACCTTACTGAAGCTATTGGAGGAAAAGCTATACATCCTGTCTCAGCTATAGTAGGGGGCTTCACACATTTACCCTCAAAAACGATGCTTGAAGAGTTAAGGAAAAGGTTAAAAAACGCTTTAAAAGATGGTGAAGAAACAGTAGAGTTTTTCGCTAACTTAGATATACCTAACTTCGAAAGAAAATGCGAGCAAATAGCTTTAGTAAGAAAAGATACATATCCTATAAATGATGGAATGCTTGCTTCAACAGAAGGTTTAAACATAAATGAACAAGATTATAGAAAATATATTAAAGAGATTCAGGCTGATTACTCTTGGGCTAAACATTCTATTGTTAATGGAAGAGGCTCATTCATGGTTGGTCCTTTAGCTAGAGTAAACTTAAACTTTAATTGTTTAGCTGATAAAGCTAAAGCTGCAGCTGAAAAAATAGGTTTTAAACCAACAGTTTATCAACCATTTAAAGCGCTTATAGCTAGAGCTATAGAACTTTTAAATTGTATAGAATATTCCTTAATGCTTATTGATGATTTAATTCCTCTTAAAAACGAAATTATTACTGAAGAAGAAATTAAACCTAAAGCTGGGGTAGGTTGCGCTATAGTTGAAGCACCTCGAGGAATTCTTTATCATTGTTATGAACTTGATAACAAGGGAATAGTAAGGAAGGCTGATATAGTAACACCTACAGCCCATAATGCTAAAAATATTGATGAAGACTTAAAAGTTTATGCTACGCAAATACATGATTTACCTTTGGAAGAAGCCACTTTAAAATGCGAAATGCTTGTTAGAGCTTATGACCCTTGCATTTCCTGCTCTGTCCATGTAACTAACTTAAAAAATATAAGATAAACTTTTTACAATTTTATTTTTTAACCTCCATTTTTATTATAAAAATTGGCAATACTCTTCTATTTTTTAACCTCTAGTAAGTAAAATAGGGTCGATAATAAAAATTGAAATGTAACATCTGGATTTCTGAAGAAAAAAGCTTAATTATTGTGATGCTTATTACAAGTGGGATAATGATTCTTGAAATTATTGGTGGATTAATCTCTAATAGTTTAGCTTTATTAAGTGATGCTTGGCATATGCTTTCAGATTTAACAGCTTTACTTATTTGTTTTATAGCTGGAAAATTAGCTTCGAAACCTCCTACAAAAGATAAAACTTATGGTTACTATAGAATTGAAGTTTTATCAGCATTAATTAACGGATTTCTTCTTGTTTTAATAGCTGCATTCATTTTTCGTGAAGCGTTTTATAGGTTTATTCACAAAACTGAAGTTAAAAGTTTAGAAATGTTAACTATAGCTGTTATAGGGTTAATCGCTAACTTAATTTCCATAAGTTTTCTTTCTAAACACTTATTAAATTTAAACATTAAGGCTGCTTTTCTTCATATTTTAGGCGATTCTATTTCATCTGTTGGAGTTATAATTGGAGCTTTGACAATATTTTTTACAAAATGGCATATTGTTGACCCAATAATAGGCGTAATAATAAGCGTAATAATAATTTATGGTACAGGAAAAATGCTTTCTACCGCTCTTCATATTCTTTTAGAGGGAGTACCAAAGCATATTGATATAAATAAAGTAAAAGAATCTTTAAAAAGTATTAATGGTGTTATTGACGTTCACGATATTCATGTATGGAGCATAACATCTTACATCCATTGTTTTAGTGCTCACTTAATAGTTGAATCCTGGGCTATTAAAGAATCTAATATAATATTAAATAAATTAAAACAAATCCTGAAAACTAAGTATGGAATAACACATTCAACATTACAACTTGAAGAAGAGGGATACGAGGAAATTGGTGAAATCCATAACTTTCAATAAAGCTTAAAATTTTTCGAAAGGCTTAAAAATGATTTATTAATGATTGATTATTAAAATTATTTGAAGAGTTGAGTGAAAATTGAAAATTGCAGCTGTAGGTGATTCAATTTTCGTTTCAGGTTTCGCATTAATTGGTGCTGAAAGTTTTGAAATTAAAAGTGAAGAAGAACTCACTCATACCTTAAAACAACTTATTGAAAGTAACAATTACGCTGTTATAATTTTACCTGAAAGATTTGTTGAAAACACGAAAGAGCTTAGATTTAAACTTATTAAAGAAGGAAAAATCACTCCTATATTTGCTTTTATACCTGATTACACTGGAATTAAAGGTAAAAGAATTGAAGAATTAAAGAAAAGTATAAGCTTAGCTGTAGGAGCAGAGTTAAAACTGTAATGATAAAAATCCTAACTAAAAATTAATAATTAGTTATGCAGTTAAGGAATGTTGAGAGTGAGGGAGAAATAATGAGTTTAGAAGAATTAATTGAAGAAGAAAGAAAAGCTTTAAAAATAATTGAAGACGCTAAAGTTGAAGCTGAAAAAATAATTTCTGAAGCTAAAAAGAAAGCTGAAGAAGTTTTAAGCAGAGTGACTAAAAGAGAACTTATAGAGGCTAGAATAAAAGAAGAGGAAAAGAAAGCTGAAGCTGAAGCTGAAGAAATTCGAAAAAAACATGAAGCTGAAGCTGAAAAAATCAAGTTAATGGTTGAAGAACGTATTCAAAAAGCTGTTAATTTAGTTTTAACGGAGGTTCTTAAAATTGAGTGAAGCTTTAGAAGTTATTAAGTCAGAAATAATAAGAAGAAGCCGTGAAGAAGCTGAAAAAATAATTTCTGAAGCTAAAAAGAAAGCTGAAGAAATAATTAACTCAGCTGAAAAGAAAGCTGAAGACATTTTAGCTAAATCTATTAAACCTGAGATTGCTGTTATGAGAAAAAGAATTTTAGGTGCAGCTCAACTTGAAGGAAGAAAAATGATTCTTAAGGCTAAAGATGAAGCTATATCCAAAGTTTTCAATATTGTGGAAGAAAAATTAAAGGAAATAGCTAGTGGAAAAAATAAAGAGCATAAATATGAGGATATATTGTTTAAACTTATTAAAGAAGCAGCTTCAAAAATTGAAGAAAAAGAGTTAATCATAACTTCTAACGAGCAAACCTTAACTTATCTAAGTAATAATTTGAAAGAAATCGAGGATAAACTTAAAAGTGAATTGGGATTTGAAGTTAAGTTAAAAATTGAGAATAACCCATGCAATTGTATAGGCGGCGTAATAGTTTACAATAAGGATAAAACAAAAATTTTTTACAATCTTATTGAAGGAAGATTGCTTAAACTAAAAGAAACTTTAAGAGGTAAAATAGGTGAAATCCTGTTTAGTTAAAATTTTTTGAGGTGTATATATTTTGGTTATAAAAGGTAAAATTAAAAGAGTTAACGGTTCTTTAGTTGTAGCTGAGGGGCTTCACGGCGCGAAAATTGGTGATGTAGTTCATATAGGTGAACTAAAACTTATTGGTGAAGTTGTTAGAATATTTGGTGGAGATGTAGCTTTACAATGTTATGAAGATACAAGCGGTCTTAAACCTGGTGAACCAGTTGTATCAACTGGTAGACCTTTATCAGCGGAATTAGGACCAGGATTAATTGGAGGAATATTTGATGGTTTAGAGTTTTCTGAAATGGCAATGTGGCATCTTGTTGGGCCATTCATGAAGAAAGGTGTAAAATTAGAGCCTTTAGATAGAAAAAAGAAATGGAATTTTACACCTAAAGTTAAAAAAGGCGATAAAGTTATTGAAGGTGATATAATAGGGGTTGTTCCAGAAACAAGCGTTATAGAACATAGAATTCTTGTTCCAGTTGGTTTAAAAGGAACTATAACTGAAATTAAAGAAGGAGAATTCACTGTTGAAGATGAAGTAGCTTACATAAAGCTTCCTGATGGAGGAGAAGCAGGAATAAAACTTATGCAATTATGGCCTGTAAGGGTTCCTAGACCTTATAAAGTTAGACTCCCATCTGTTGAACCTTTAATTACTGGACAAAGAGTTATAGATTCATTTTTCCCAGTTGCTAAAGGTGGAACAGCAGCTATTCCTGGAGGATTCGGAACAGGAAAAACAGTTACACTTCATCAATTAGCTAAATGGTCTGATGCCCATATAATAGTATATATAGGATGCGGAGAAAGAGGAAATGAAATGGCTGATGTTATAACACATTTCCCAATGCTTGAAGATCCAAGAACTGGAAAAAAACTTATTGAAAGATCTATTTTCATAGCTAACGTTAGTAACCTTCCTGTTTCAGCTAGAGAAGCAAGCATATATATGGGTCTTACAATAGCTGAATACTATAGAGATCAAGGTTACGATGTAGCTATAATGGCTGATTCAACATCAAGATGGGCTGAAGCCTTAAGAGATATTTCAGGTAGACTTGAAGAAATCCCAGCTGAAGGCGGTTACCCAGCATATTTAGCTGAAAGAATAGCTGAATTTTATGAAAGAAGCGGAAGAGTAATAACTTTAGGTAAAGAGGAAAGAATTGGTTCTGTAACAATCATGGGTGCTGTTTCTCCACCTGGAGGAGACTTTAGCGAACCTGTAACATCTCTAACTTTAAGGTTTGTTGGGACACTTTGGGCTTTAGATACTGAATTAGCTTTTAGAAGGCATTTCCCAGCTATTAATTGGCTTTTAAGTTTCAGTCGTTACACAGATTTATTAAAAGACTTTTGGTCTAAATATGATCCTGATTGGCTTTACTTTAGGGATAGAGCTTTATCACTTCTTGAAGAAGCTTCTAAAATAGAGGAAACCGCTAGAATTATTGGAGAAAAAGCTTTACCTGAAGAACAACGTTTAGTTTTATTTATTTCTGAAATTATAAGGGAAGGATTCTTAGTTCAACAAGCTTACCATGAAGTTGACACTTATTGCGAACCAGAAAAACAAGCTAAAATGCTTAGGTTTTTAATTGAATTTTATGATATGCTTGAACCATTAGTTAGGGCAGGGGTTCCAGTAGAAAAAATAAGGGAGTTACCCTTAATAGTTGAAGTGATGCGTTTAAAAGAAAGAAAAGGTGTTGAAGCTATTGAAAAAGTTAGAACAGAAGCTAAATCTGAAATTAAAAAACTTAGTGAAGAATATGGTTTAGTTATAGCTTAATTATTTTTTATGGAGGGGAAAGGTAATGGTTGAAAAAGCTGGGCTTATTTACAGGTCAACAAGCGAAATTAAAGGACCGTTGCTTGTAGTTCAAGGCGTTAAAGGCGCCGCTTATAATGAGCTTGTAGAAGTGAAGCTTCCTGACGGTTCAGAAATGATTGGAACAGTTTTAGATACATTCAGTGATAAAGCCGTAATTCAAGTTTTCGGTGCAACAGAAGGGTTAGAACTTAAAGTTTCAGTTAGATTCACTGGTGAAGTTATTAATATTCCTTTATCAGATGATCTTATAGGAAGAGTTTTTAGTGGAAGCTTTAAACCTTTAGATCATTTACCTGAACCCATAGGTAAAGAACGAAGAGAAATTTTTGGTTCAGTTATTAATCCAGCAGCTAGAGAACCTCCAAGCGAATTCATTCAAACAGGTATTTCAGCTATAGATGGAATGAATTCTCTTGTTAGAGGTCAAAAATTGCCTTTCTTTTCTGAAGCAGGTTTACCACATAATATTGCAGCTGCTCAAGTAGCTAGACAAGCTACAATCCCTGGTAAAGAAGAAGAATTTGCTGTAGTCTTTTGCGCTATGGGAATAAAACATGAAGAATATGAATTCTTTAGAAGAGAATTTGAAAAAACTGGTGCTTTAGAGAATTCTGTTATGATCCTTAATTTAGCTGATGACCCAATTATTGAAAGAATTATTGCGCCTAGAGTTGCTCAAACAATAGCTGAATATTTAGCTTTTAATCTTGATATGCATGTCCTTACAATTTTAACAGACATGACTAATTATGGTGAAGCTTTAAGATCAATTTCTGTAGCTAGAGAAGAAGTCCCAACTAGAAAGGGTTACCCAGGTTATTTATATACTGATTTAGCTACAATTTACGAAAGGGCTGGAAAAATAAAAGGAAAAAAAGGTTCAGTAACCTTAATGCCTATTTTAACTATGCCTGGAGGCGATATAACGCATCCAATACCAGATTTAAGCGGTTACATAACTGAAGGACAATTAATTCTTGATAAAGATTTATATCTTAGAGGTATTTATCCACCTATAAATGTTCTTCCATCACTTTCAAGACTCATGAAAGACGGTGTAGGCCCAGGAAGAACAAGAGAAGACCACTTAGGTGTCTCAAACCAATTGTACATGGCTTACGCTGAAGGAGTAAAGGCTAGAGGTTTAGTTAGAATTATTGGAGAAGTTGGATTAAGCGAAAGAGAAAGAAAATACTTAAGGTTTGCAGAGGAATTTGAAAGAAAATTCGTTAATCAAGGAGTTTACGAAAATAGATCTTTAGAAAGAACGCTTGAAATAGCTTGGGATTTGCTTTCAATGCTTCCAGAAGATGAATTAATAAGAGTTAAAGAAGAGCATATAAAGAAGTATCATCCAAAATACAAAGCTGCTGCAGTTTAACTGGAGCGTTAACCAAATGCCGGTAGGTTTAGGAGCTGGAATAAAACCTACACGAGGTTTTCTTCTTCAACTTAAAAAAAGAGTAGGCTTTATTGAAGAAGGTTATAAACTTCTTGAATTAAAAAGAGACGAGTTAGCTAATGAACTTAGAATAAATCTAGAAGAGCTTAGCATTAAAAAGAAAGCGTTCGAAGAAAAAATTGAAGCTGCATTTAAAAACTTAAGTTTAGCATATGCACTTTTAGGTTCTAAAGAAATAACTTCTCAATCTGAAGCTGTTGAAAAAAATTTTGAAGTTGAAATTTTACCTAAAAGTGTAATGGGAATTCTAGTACCTTACTTAAAAATTATAAATAAACCCTCTATAATTAATAAACTTGGGCCTATAGCTAGATTTGTAGCTAAACAATTCAGTGATTTAATTGAAGAGCTTCTTAAAGTTGCTGAGCTTGAAGCTAGAATAGAAAGAATAGCTGATGATTTAGAGAAAACAAATAGAAAAGTAAATGCGCTTGAAAAAATAGTTATACCGCAATATAAACTTATTATAAAACAAATAGAGGATAGATTAGATGAAGATATGCTTGAAGAGTTTATTAGAACAAAGTTTGTTAGAGCTGTAATAGCTAAAAGGAGAGCTTAAAATTATGCCTGAATACTTAATTGTTAGATGCCATGGGTTAAAAACTCATCTTCTTCCAAATCAAGCTATAGAAGCTTTAGCTTCATCAAAAAACATTAAAGAGTTTGCTGATGTTTTAGCTTCAACAGATTACGGCAATAAAATAAGAGAGTTAAAAGAAATAAACGCTTATGAACTAGAACAAATATTCACTGATGAATTAATAAAAAGGTATAGTTACGTAGTGAATGCCGCCTCAAATACTATGCAAGATTTTTTAAAAGTTTACGCTAAAAGATTCGAGATTGAAGCTTTAACTAAAATTTTAAGGAGTAAAACTTCTAAAACAACTACAAGCAAAAATATTAAATCTTTTCTTCCTTCAATTCAAGAGTTATCAACTTTAAATTTAGATAGATTAATTGAAGCTGAAACTATAGAACGAACAATTGAGCTTCTTAAAGGAACAGCTTACTTTAAAATAGTTAAAAGCTTAGAGTTTTACCAAAAATATAACAGTGTTTTACCTTTAGAAACACATTTAAAAAAAATCTATTATGAAATGGTTTTTCAAGCTTTAGAAACTCTTCCAAATGAAGATCAAGAAGAAATAAAAAAGCTTTTAGGAATTGAAATTGATGCATTAAATTGCTTTACTGCTTTATCCCCTATTCTCTATAATTATGCGCCTGAATTAACCAAGCAAATGCTTATACCTTTCTTTTTTAAAGTACCTTTATCAAGTCTTAAAGAAGTTATAGAATCTAAAAGCTTACACACAGCATTAACAGTTTTTAAAGGTTATGAAAACGTAATTAAACCTTTAGTGGAGAAAGGAGATGAAGTTTTAACTGAAATCAATGTTTTTAAGCTTCTTAAAGAGAAAGCTGATGAAATTATGGTGAAATCCAGTATAAACTTTGCTTACGCAATAGCTTACCTTGCTTTATGCGAAATTGAATGGAGAAACCTTACTTTAATAGCGTTTTTAACGCAGCAAAATATTGAAGCCAAACCATACTTAATACTTTAACTTTTACTTTTGCCTGTAATACTTGACTATAGACACTAAAATTATACCTAAAACAATTGGAAGAACAAAAGCTAATATTAAACCTATAATAAAACCTAAAATGATTGATTTACGTTTTAAAATGAAAATTATTCCAATTGCTTGAAATCCAATTAAAATAGAAAAATAAATAATTGCTAATTTGATGTTTAAGGTTTTAACTTGGTTTTTTTGCATTTTACTCTTAAGTTATCCATATTAGGAACGCTATGAGAAGACCATAAATCGCTATTCCTTCAGCCATACCAACATAAACGATTGTTCTACCGAATAACTCAGGTTTCTCAGTTATTGTTGCTGAAGCTGCTGCACCAGTTTTAGCTACTGCGTATCCTGCGCCGATAGAAGATAACCCTACTCCTAAAGCCATAGCAAGGAATTTACCTTCTTGAGGGACTGTTTCTTGCGCTGCTAAAGCAACGCTTGTTAATCCAACCAATAAATAAAACGCCATTACTAGAGAGATTAATAATTTTTTCAGCTTCATTTTGGATCACGATACCCTTTTTTACGCATTTTCCCCTTTTTAAAGTTTACTATAGCAAATCAACAAGTTAATGAAAAAGAGTAAATTATATATACTTAAAATTCTTTACTTTATTGTTTACAATAATAGCTCTGTTGAAAACTGCTTTAATGGTGGTGAAAAAGAATGGATGACGCTTTAAATTTACTGCTTCAATCCCTTATTATACCTGCTGCCTTTTCAGTTTTAATTCTTCCTTTAGGAAAAGTTTATAAACAAAAATCTGGTTGGATTGTATTTTTGGTTTTACTTTATCCAACTATAATTTACAGTTATATAACATTAAATCTTTTTACAGGTTTTATTAAGGATGGAATTAAAGCTTCCTATGTTTGGGCGCCATATATAGGGAACTTAACGTTGCTTGCTGATGGTTTAAGCGCTCCAATCGCTTTTACTATAGCTTTACTTTCAGCTTTAATAGCTATTTACTCGATTGGATATATGACTGAAGCTGAAAACATTGAAGTTTACTATTCTCTATATCTGCTTTATGCTGTAGGGATGCTTGGTACAGTTCTTACAACTAATTTAGCAGCTTTCTTTCTATTTTTCGAGTTAATGCTTATCCCTTCATGGGCTTTAATTGCTGTTTGGGGAACTGGCCCTAAAGAAGCTATTGCTTTTAAATATTTTATGTTTACTGAAGCAGGAGCGCTTTCTTTATTAACTGGAATTTTAATAACGCGCTTTCAATTTGGAACATTCGAAATTTTTGATGTAGCTTTAAAACTTACTCCAGAAATGGAGAAAATCGCGGTAATCATTGTAACATTGATTTTGTTAGGACTTATAGTTAAAATGGCGATTTTCCCCCTTCATACATGGCTTCCAGACGCTCATGCTGAAGCTCCAACACCTATTAGCGCTTTGCTTTCTCCAGCCATGATTGGAATAGGTGGTTACGCAGCTATTAGAATAATTTATACAGCTTTCCCAATAATCGTTTCTAACTATAACTTCATCATTGCCACTTCAATTTTAGCTTTAATCACGATGTTTTATGGAGCTTCAATGGCTTTAGTGCAAGAAGATGTAAAAAGATTACTTGCTTACTCAAGTATAAGCCAAATGGGTTACCTTTTATTTGGTGTAGCTTCAACTTCAATCTTAGGTTTAACTGGAGCTGCATTACTTTATATGAGTCACGGCTTCGCTAAAGCTGTTCTCTTCATGATTTCAGGAATATTTATTCATCAATTTCATACTAGAAAAATAAGCGATTTAGGTGGTTTAGCTGCAGAAATGCCTTATACAGCTACAGCAGCTTTAATCTCATTCTTAAGTTTAGCTGGAACACCGCCTTTTTTAGGTTTTTGGGGTGAATTATTTATTTTTGCAGGTGCGATGCATTCTAGCTTATTAAATGTTGTAT includes:
- a CDS encoding oxidoreductase, which codes for MTGCAGCQMEFLRLEDELLDLLKNVEISYFVMAKRVNLEGPYDATFIEGSISTPRELNELRELRAKSKLLIAFGDCACTGCIPSILNWVPPAVSAKVYDDFSAIHSKKESFQRIIPLKEFVKIDVELKGCPPHKNLILEVIKSALIQRKPLLRTHPVCIECKLKENVCLLTFEGRPCMGPITAAGCGALCPSLNRVCEGCYGPMSDANAKSLAETFLVKCGLSKNDIARKFRKYAGITPALFEEANKSYEH
- a CDS encoding Ni/Fe hydrogenase subunit alpha → MSIEKNIEVGYISRVEGQGEIKIKIVNGFVEEARFGIFEPPKFFEAFLVGRKYSEVHELTSRICGICPVPHQICALRAIENALKLEVSEQTIKLRRLMNFANHLQSHALNLYLLAAPDYLGYESAISMVEKYPDIVKKGLMLKKLGNDLTEAIGGKAIHPVSAIVGGFTHLPSKTMLEELRKRLKNALKDGEETVEFFANLDIPNFERKCEQIALVRKDTYPINDGMLASTEGLNINEQDYRKYIKEIQADYSWAKHSIVNGRGSFMVGPLARVNLNFNCLADKAKAAAEKIGFKPTVYQPFKALIARAIELLNCIEYSLMLIDDLIPLKNEIITEEEIKPKAGVGCAIVEAPRGILYHCYELDNKGIVRKADIVTPTAHNAKNIDEDLKVYATQIHDLPLEEATLKCEMLVRAYDPCISCSVHVTNLKNIR
- a CDS encoding 4Fe-4S dicluster domain-containing protein: MIAKVCKESKLAQFFNKLLEEYDIIAPKKKKNLYEFSEVNDFREVALDYSTTILPPKKYLIPQKENLLRFVKGEITSEEPQLKKKQVIFGIHACDLNAFLLLDKVFMDKFPCPRYVKRRENLITIALTCINPSDTCFCESIGTGPTPSKGYDLLLTKINENYYLIESGSETGEKLIKLVEGKEASSKELEEKNKVIELTKQKFKRRIYVDNLPELIQKNLNHELWRLLGEVDLACGQCVLSCPTCYCFDVKDELNLSLDSGIRYKEWDACFLLEFAEVALGGNFRKDRSARVRQFMGHNLGWGGALQYDVFNGELKCVGCGRCIKTCPVGIDITEVAAVIKGEKSVSEVTAIKNILTNVGEKNARSI
- a CDS encoding V-type ATP synthase subunit A, giving the protein MKGKIKRVNGSLVVAEGLHGAKIGDVVHIGELKLIGEVVRIFGGDVALQCYEDTSGLKPGEPVVSTGRPLSAELGPGLIGGIFDGLEFSEMAMWHLVGPFMKKGVKLEPLDRKKKWNFTPKVKKGDKVIEGDIIGVVPETSVIEHRILVPVGLKGTITEIKEGEFTVEDEVAYIKLPDGGEAGIKLMQLWPVRVPRPYKVRLPSVEPLITGQRVIDSFFPVAKGGTAAIPGGFGTGKTVTLHQLAKWSDAHIIVYIGCGERGNEMADVITHFPMLEDPRTGKKLIERSIFIANVSNLPVSAREASIYMGLTIAEYYRDQGYDVAIMADSTSRWAEALRDISGRLEEIPAEGGYPAYLAERIAEFYERSGRVITLGKEERIGSVTIMGAVSPPGGDFSEPVTSLTLRFVGTLWALDTELAFRRHFPAINWLLSFSRYTDLLKDFWSKYDPDWLYFRDRALSLLEEASKIEETARIIGEKALPEEQRLVLFISEIIREGFLVQQAYHEVDTYCEPEKQAKMLRFLIEFYDMLEPLVRAGVPVEKIRELPLIVEVMRLKERKGVEAIEKVRTEAKSEIKKLSEEYGLVIA
- a CDS encoding cation transporter is translated as MKCNIWISEEKSLIIVMLITSGIMILEIIGGLISNSLALLSDAWHMLSDLTALLICFIAGKLASKPPTKDKTYGYYRIEVLSALINGFLLVLIAAFIFREAFYRFIHKTEVKSLEMLTIAVIGLIANLISISFLSKHLLNLNIKAAFLHILGDSISSVGVIIGALTIFFTKWHIVDPIIGVIISVIIIYGTGKMLSTALHILLEGVPKHIDINKVKESLKSINGVIDVHDIHVWSITSYIHCFSAHLIVESWAIKESNIILNKLKQILKTKYGITHSTLQLEEEGYEEIGEIHNFQ
- a CDS encoding FAD/NAD(P)-binding protein, whose translation is MQDPYELNECVIKKIRFETKDTNTYTLAFPNDLIIPEEEFKPGRFILLSIFGFGEAAFSLSSLIQNGTFETTIRKVGNFTQKLHSCKEGDKLYMRGPYGEGWPIDKAEGKDILLVAGGIGLAPLRPVILHIAKNRSKYGRLEILYGARTPNDMIFTSEFETWRKIPNSILRLTVDAVPRGVKWNYKIGVVPILFEDMETTPDNAIVMTCGPEIMMHFVVKGLIAKGFSEDQIYVSLERRMKCGIAQCGHCQVGKKYVCKDGPVFAYSEIKGLPDLTI